Proteins from a single region of Nitrospinota bacterium:
- the mnmE gene encoding tRNA uridine-5-carboxymethylaminomethyl(34) synthesis GTPase MnmE encodes MNLDDTIAAIATPVGEGGLGVIRVSGLDAHRIAAPLFCRKGGKPGGPLESHRLYFGTLRGATGPVDEVCVVYMQSPRSYTRQDMVEISCHGSPAVLRRALNMLLGAGARMAEPGEFTKRAFLSGRIDLSQAEGVIDLIKARSEGAARAAFGLMEGGLSQRIEAVRQKLVWTLSHLEASIDFPDEEFVTATDDELRRTLSEAARRLDVLIKSYDGGRFLKHGLSLAIIGKPNAGKSSLLNALLEEERAIVSGVPGTTRDLIRAEGELAGLKVELIDTAGLNPAPDAVEAEGIRRALKAAETADAVIGLFDGARAWEESDTKVLEVLKKARLHLAVINKSDMPQQIAWPDAAVSPVHISVKEMRGLDQLLKKIAAFAHDAHDLNSEEPVVTRLRHREIFCRIAEDLRRAADEVALGRELAAASVWDALEEIKRFTGESYTEEVLSAIFDEFCVGK; translated from the coding sequence ATGAATCTCGACGATACCATTGCCGCCATTGCCACCCCCGTCGGCGAGGGGGGGCTTGGGGTGATCCGGGTTTCGGGTCTCGATGCGCATCGCATCGCCGCCCCGCTTTTTTGCCGCAAGGGGGGGAAGCCCGGCGGCCCGCTCGAATCGCACCGGCTTTATTTCGGCACCCTGCGCGGCGCCACGGGGCCGGTGGACGAGGTCTGCGTGGTCTATATGCAATCCCCGCGCAGCTACACGCGGCAGGATATGGTGGAGATTAGTTGCCACGGCTCCCCCGCCGTGCTGCGCCGCGCGCTCAATATGTTGCTGGGGGCCGGTGCGCGGATGGCCGAGCCGGGGGAATTCACCAAGCGGGCGTTTTTGAGCGGGCGCATCGATCTCAGCCAGGCGGAAGGGGTGATAGACCTCATCAAAGCCCGGAGCGAGGGGGCGGCGCGCGCCGCCTTCGGGCTGATGGAGGGGGGGCTTTCCCAGCGCATCGAGGCGGTGCGCCAAAAGCTGGTATGGACGCTCTCGCATTTGGAAGCCTCCATCGATTTTCCCGATGAAGAGTTCGTCACCGCAACCGACGATGAATTGCGGCGGACGCTGAGCGAGGCGGCGCGCCGTTTGGATGTGTTGATTAAAAGTTATGACGGCGGCAGATTTTTGAAACACGGTCTTTCGCTTGCCATCATCGGCAAGCCGAACGCCGGTAAATCGTCGCTGCTCAACGCGCTGCTGGAAGAGGAGCGGGCCATTGTTTCCGGCGTACCCGGCACCACGCGCGACCTCATCCGCGCGGAGGGGGAGCTTGCCGGGCTGAAAGTGGAGCTGATAGACACGGCGGGGCTGAACCCCGCGCCGGACGCGGTGGAGGCCGAAGGGATCCGCCGCGCGTTGAAAGCCGCTGAAACGGCCGACGCGGTGATCGGCCTCTTCGACGGGGCGCGTGCATGGGAAGAAAGCGATACGAAGGTGCTGGAGGTTCTCAAAAAAGCGCGGCTCCATCTGGCGGTGATAAACAAAAGCGATATGCCGCAACAGATCGCGTGGCCCGACGCGGCGGTTTCGCCGGTGCATATCTCCGTGAAAGAGATGCGCGGCCTCGACCAGCTCCTGAAAAAAATAGCGGCGTTCGCGCATGACGCGCACGATCTCAACAGCGAAGAGCCGGTGGTGACGCGGCTGCGCCACCGCGAGATTTTCTGCCGCATCGCCGAAGATTTGCGCCGCGCCGCCGATGAAGTCGCGCTCGGGCGCGAGCTGGCCGCCGCCAGCGTGTGGGACGCGTTGGAGGAGATAAAACGCTTCACCGGCGAGTCGTACACCGAAGAGGTGCTCTCCGCCATCTTTGATGAATTTTGCGTGGGCAAGTGA
- a CDS encoding TIGR04219 family outer membrane beta-barrel protein: MALEIGVGTANRAPAGTVQYMTGGTNADLKNDLNLGDHSDLVGRLKLKHPIPVIPNIYIHYLPMSFTGDKTNTTSIIYGGQTFQANTALHTDLTLNSIDLGLFYDIPFISTATGGIVVPEIGLNVRMLSFSGKLTGTTAAGTRTEEKTASIPVPMLYLGLGIHPIEFISLNAEIKTLSAGGNSITDWGVEAAIHPLSVLYIAVGYISQSIKIDTDNIKTDISFKGPYAAVGVSF, translated from the coding sequence ATGGCCTTGGAAATCGGCGTCGGAACGGCCAACCGCGCTCCCGCCGGCACCGTGCAATATATGACCGGCGGAACCAATGCCGATCTTAAGAACGACCTGAATCTGGGCGACCACAGCGACCTCGTGGGACGGCTGAAACTGAAGCATCCCATCCCGGTCATTCCCAATATCTACATCCATTACCTGCCAATGAGTTTCACGGGGGACAAGACCAACACAACCTCGATCATCTACGGCGGCCAAACGTTTCAAGCTAACACCGCCCTGCATACCGATCTGACGCTGAATTCCATCGACCTCGGACTTTTTTACGACATCCCGTTCATCAGCACGGCCACCGGCGGCATTGTGGTGCCGGAAATCGGCCTTAACGTCCGCATGTTGTCGTTCAGCGGAAAACTGACCGGCACCACCGCCGCGGGAACCAGAACCGAGGAGAAAACCGCCTCGATCCCGGTGCCGATGCTCTACCTGGGGCTGGGAATACATCCCATCGAGTTCATATCGCTCAATGCGGAGATCAAGACCTTAAGCGCCGGCGGCAACAGCATCACCGATTGGGGCGTGGAAGCGGCAATCCATCCGTTGTCCGTACTCTATATTGCGGTGGGCTACATTTCACAGAGCATCAAAATCGACACCGACAACATTAAGACCGACATCAGTTTCAAGGGGCCGTACGCGGCTGTCGGCGTGTCGTTCTAG
- the mnmG gene encoding tRNA uridine-5-carboxymethylaminomethyl(34) synthesis enzyme MnmG, translated as MLRGQVKRFDVIVVGGGHAGCEAAHAAARLGCATAMVVTDKNSIARMSCNPAIGGPGKSQIVREIDALGGLMARVTDRAGLQFRTLNAAKGAAVRACRAQADTIEYEAAMREELAATPNLSIIEGSVKDVLGENGAVRGVALLTGEELLAKAVILCTGTFLNGLLHTGLSQTPGGRIGEGPSAHLSGSLESFGLQLGRLKTGTPARLHKDSINWGVPQAQPGDIPPPPMSFFTKKIEGEQLPCHITHTTARTPEIIRTGFDRSPLFTGVIQGVGPRYCPSIEDKVVRFPERLSHHIFLEPVSRHNPEIYPNGISTSLPEDIQDAFLRSIPGLEEVKVIRHGYAVEYDFVPPTQTYPTLESKALGGLYCAGQINGTSGYEEAAGQGILAGINAARKLRGEEPVILPRANSYIGVMVDDLTTLGTEEPYRMFTSRAEHRLVMRQDNADQRLCDLGRRIGLLGEERYQEYLDRQGRIQSLVKRLRGAFLNPTPENLMLLQNSGLPPVDMSIGIAQYMKRPDVTLKRDSVFGDLAAFDDTDIERAETEIKYEGYIARQNRWIEQLGKIENIPLEEKMDYIGISGLSVELQQKLDRVKPLTFGQASRIAGMTPAALSILMIHLKTRGHGGG; from the coding sequence ATTTTGCGTGGGCAAGTGAAGCGGTTCGATGTCATTGTGGTCGGCGGCGGCCACGCGGGATGCGAAGCGGCGCACGCCGCGGCGCGCCTCGGCTGCGCCACCGCGATGGTCGTTACCGATAAAAACAGCATCGCCCGGATGAGCTGCAACCCCGCTATCGGCGGCCCCGGCAAAAGCCAGATCGTGCGCGAGATCGACGCGCTCGGCGGCCTGATGGCGCGCGTGACCGACCGCGCCGGGCTGCAATTCCGCACGTTGAACGCCGCCAAAGGGGCCGCCGTGCGGGCCTGCCGCGCGCAGGCCGATACCATCGAATACGAAGCGGCGATGCGGGAAGAGTTGGCCGCCACGCCGAACCTCTCCATCATCGAGGGATCGGTGAAAGATGTTTTGGGCGAAAACGGCGCGGTGCGCGGCGTCGCGCTTCTCACCGGCGAAGAACTTTTGGCAAAGGCGGTGATCCTCTGCACCGGCACGTTCCTCAACGGCCTGTTGCACACCGGCCTTTCGCAAACGCCGGGAGGGCGCATCGGCGAGGGGCCGTCGGCCCATCTCTCCGGTTCGTTGGAAAGTTTTGGCCTTCAGCTTGGCCGCCTGAAAACCGGCACCCCCGCGCGGCTGCACAAAGATTCCATCAACTGGGGTGTGCCGCAGGCGCAGCCGGGGGACATCCCTCCCCCGCCCATGTCTTTCTTCACAAAGAAAATCGAGGGGGAGCAGCTTCCCTGCCACATTACCCACACCACCGCGCGCACACCTGAGATCATCCGCACGGGGTTCGACCGCTCGCCGCTTTTCACCGGCGTGATACAGGGTGTGGGGCCGCGTTACTGCCCCAGCATCGAGGACAAGGTTGTACGGTTTCCCGAACGGCTTTCGCACCACATCTTCCTTGAGCCGGTCTCGCGCCACAATCCGGAAATCTACCCCAACGGCATTTCCACCTCCCTGCCCGAAGACATTCAGGACGCATTCCTCCGCTCCATCCCCGGCCTCGAAGAGGTAAAGGTTATCCGCCACGGATACGCGGTGGAATACGATTTCGTGCCGCCCACGCAGACGTACCCCACGCTGGAATCGAAAGCGCTAGGCGGCCTTTACTGCGCCGGACAGATCAACGGCACCAGCGGTTACGAAGAGGCGGCGGGACAGGGCATCTTGGCCGGCATCAACGCCGCCCGCAAGCTACGCGGGGAAGAGCCGGTCATCCTGCCGCGCGCCAACAGCTACATCGGCGTGATGGTGGACGACCTCACCACGCTCGGCACCGAAGAGCCGTACCGCATGTTCACCAGCCGCGCCGAGCACCGGCTGGTGATGCGGCAGGATAACGCCGACCAGCGGCTGTGCGATCTGGGCCGCCGCATCGGCCTGCTGGGCGAAGAGCGCTATCAGGAATACCTGGATAGGCAGGGGCGGATTCAATCGCTGGTGAAACGGCTGCGGGGGGCGTTTCTCAACCCCACGCCGGAAAATCTGATGTTGTTGCAGAACAGCGGACTGCCGCCGGTGGATATGTCCATCGGTATCGCGCAATACATGAAACGCCCAGATGTTACACTGAAGCGCGATTCCGTTTTTGGCGACCTCGCGGCGTTCGACGATACCGACATCGAGCGGGCAGAAACGGAAATAAAATACGAGGGGTATATCGCGCGGCAAAACCGCTGGATAGAGCAGCTCGGCAAGATAGAGAACATCCCGCTGGAGGAAAAGATGGATTACATCGGCATCTCCGGCCTCTCGGTGGAACTGCAACAGAAGCTGGACAGGGTGAAGCCGCTCACGTTCGGGCAGGCATCGCGTATCGCCGGCATGACCCCGGCGGCGCTCTCTATTTTGATGATCCATCTCAAAACAAGGGGGCACGGTGGCGGCTGA
- a CDS encoding metallophosphoesterase, producing MKIGVISDTHDNVPKIEAAVAHFNHAGVDAVLHCGDFVAPFALLPFKKLLPKLYLVYGNNDGEKKGLRTLAAEHGWTLGPMPMEVALGGRKIVMLHEPDRLEDLRRAARHDLIVYGHTHKPRASHDGGRLALNPGEGGGWLSGRATLAVVDLENMAVTFHEIGTPGEMPTAL from the coding sequence ATGAAAATCGGTGTGATATCCGATACGCACGACAATGTGCCCAAGATCGAGGCCGCCGTCGCCCATTTCAACCACGCCGGGGTGGACGCCGTTTTGCATTGCGGCGACTTCGTGGCCCCGTTCGCGCTGCTGCCGTTCAAAAAATTGCTGCCGAAGCTATACCTCGTATACGGCAACAACGACGGCGAAAAAAAGGGACTGCGGACGTTGGCCGCGGAGCACGGCTGGACGCTTGGCCCCATGCCGATGGAGGTGGCGCTTGGCGGAAGAAAAATCGTGATGCTCCACGAACCGGACCGGCTGGAGGATCTGCGGCGGGCCGCCCGGCACGATCTTATCGTTTACGGCCACACGCACAAACCACGCGCGTCGCACGACGGCGGACGGCTGGCGCTCAACCCCGGCGAAGGGGGCGGCTGGCTCAGCGGCAGGGCAACCTTGGCGGTGGTGGATCTTGAAAACATGGCGGTGACGTTCCACGAAATCGGCACGCCCGGCGAAATGCCGACGGCGCTCTGA
- the dprA gene encoding DNA-protecting protein DprA: MKISEADARIALNALSNIGPANFHHLLNRFGSAADALAAPAAALEETPGIGPKAAAQIVACDGAKTAARERATAEKEGVAIVTLLDGGYPGNLKMAHTPPPVLYIAGEIRREDALAIAVIGTRGPSPYGRIAAENFTAVLARRGLTIVSGMARGIDTMAHRAALAAGGRTIAVLGSGLDRCYPPENRDIFKQIAKSGAVISQFPFGAEPDKRNFPIRNRVISGLSLGVLVIEAGEKSGTMGTAYGALDEGREVFAVPGRIDSPKSIGCNRLLQKGAKLVISPDDVVNEFSPEVRAALAAPGADGARAPLSPDAERIVALLKNGERHVDHLVEGSGMPSGVVLGILLEMELRGTVRQLPGKLFALLGK; encoded by the coding sequence ATGAAGATCAGCGAGGCCGATGCCCGCATCGCCCTCAACGCGCTTTCCAACATCGGGCCGGCCAACTTCCATCATCTGCTGAACCGTTTCGGCTCCGCCGCGGACGCGCTTGCGGCCCCGGCCGCGGCGCTGGAGGAAACCCCCGGCATCGGCCCCAAAGCGGCCGCCCAGATAGTGGCGTGCGACGGCGCGAAAACCGCCGCGCGCGAACGGGCCACCGCCGAAAAGGAGGGCGTGGCCATCGTCACTCTCCTGGACGGCGGCTATCCGGGCAATCTCAAAATGGCGCATACCCCGCCGCCGGTGCTCTACATCGCCGGGGAAATCCGCCGCGAAGACGCGCTCGCCATCGCGGTGATCGGCACGCGCGGCCCTTCGCCCTACGGCCGGATCGCCGCCGAAAATTTCACCGCCGTGCTGGCAAGGCGCGGGCTGACCATCGTCAGCGGCATGGCGCGCGGCATCGACACGATGGCCCACCGCGCCGCGCTCGCGGCGGGCGGCCGCACCATCGCCGTGCTCGGCAGCGGGCTGGACAGATGCTATCCGCCGGAAAACAGGGATATCTTCAAACAGATTGCGAAATCGGGAGCGGTGATTTCACAGTTCCCTTTCGGCGCCGAGCCGGACAAGCGGAATTTTCCCATACGCAACCGGGTCATCAGCGGCCTTTCCCTGGGTGTGCTGGTGATAGAGGCGGGCGAAAAAAGCGGCACCATGGGCACCGCCTACGGCGCGCTGGACGAAGGGCGCGAGGTCTTCGCCGTGCCGGGGCGCATTGATTCCCCCAAATCGATAGGGTGCAACCGCCTGCTCCAGAAAGGGGCCAAGCTGGTCATCTCGCCCGACGATGTGGTGAACGAGTTCTCCCCGGAGGTGCGGGCGGCACTTGCCGCCCCCGGCGCGGACGGGGCGCGCGCGCCGCTTTCCCCGGATGCGGAGCGGATCGTGGCGCTTCTCAAAAACGGCGAACGGCATGTGGATCACCTGGTGGAAGGGAGCGGCATGCCGAGCGGCGTGGTGCTCGGCATTTTGTTGGAGATGGAATTGCGGGGAACGGTGCGGCAACTGCCGGGAAAACTTTTCGCCCTTTTAGGAAAATAG
- the gcvH gene encoding glycine cleavage system protein GcvH, translating to MEYPDGLHYTKDHEWALEEEGVVTIGITDYAQSELGDVVFVELPEEGTVIKAGEPFGVVESVKSVSDLYCPVSGEVLEVNGDLEGEPELVNSSCYDAGWMVKIAVSNKKELGELLSADQYADYIKSLK from the coding sequence ATGGAATATCCTGACGGTCTTCATTACACGAAAGATCATGAGTGGGCCCTTGAAGAGGAAGGCGTGGTGACCATCGGCATTACGGATTACGCCCAGAGCGAACTGGGCGATGTGGTTTTCGTGGAGCTTCCCGAAGAGGGAACCGTCATAAAGGCCGGCGAGCCGTTTGGCGTGGTGGAATCGGTGAAATCCGTTTCCGACCTCTACTGCCCGGTGAGCGGCGAAGTGCTGGAAGTGAACGGCGACCTTGAGGGCGAACCCGAATTGGTGAACTCGTCCTGCTATGACGCCGGCTGGATGGTGAAGATCGCCGTGAGCAACAAGAAGGAACTCGGCGAACTCCTTTCGGCCGACCAATACGCCGATTACATCAAGTCGCTGAAGTAA
- the gcvPA gene encoding aminomethyl-transferring glycine dehydrogenase subunit GcvPA: MRYIPLTSDEKSAMLAAAGVAAVDDLFAAIPADTRFKGNLNLPAPMAEQPLLAHLKDLARQNRPATSSPTFLGAGAYNHFIPSAVDQLISRSEFYTSYTPYQPEISQGTLQAIYEWQSYVCALFNMEVANASMYDGASALAEAALMACRTARKGEIVISNCVHPRWRQVARSYTENRGIVLKESADHVAGRSEAASLEQLITGDTAAVVVQSPNFFGNVEDLRAIGELCRAKNVLFIVAVAEAASLGFLAPPGDFGADIVVGEGQSLGIPMSFGGPYVGMFATREKHLRQMPGRLCGRTVDKDGRPGFVLTLSAREQHIRREKATSNICSNQALCALTAAIYLTLMGRQGFAAMAKNCFYAAAELRHRMRPVHGHPFFNEMVVELNRPAAEVNRRLAEQGIIGGYDVSRDYPDMTNKMLLAVTELTTKRDMDRLIEAVGA, encoded by the coding sequence ATGAGATACATCCCGCTGACGTCCGACGAAAAAAGCGCCATGCTCGCCGCCGCCGGCGTGGCCGCCGTGGACGACCTCTTCGCGGCGATCCCCGCGGATACCCGTTTCAAAGGGAACCTGAACCTGCCCGCGCCGATGGCCGAGCAGCCGCTGCTGGCGCACCTGAAGGATCTCGCGCGGCAAAACCGGCCCGCCACCTCGTCCCCCACATTTCTGGGGGCCGGCGCGTACAATCACTTTATTCCGTCGGCGGTGGATCAGCTCATCAGCCGCAGCGAGTTCTACACATCGTACACCCCGTACCAGCCCGAAATCAGCCAGGGAACCTTGCAGGCGATATACGAATGGCAGAGTTACGTCTGCGCCCTGTTCAACATGGAAGTGGCGAACGCCTCGATGTACGACGGCGCCTCCGCGCTGGCCGAAGCGGCGCTGATGGCCTGCCGCACCGCGCGCAAAGGGGAAATCGTCATTTCCAATTGCGTCCACCCCCGCTGGCGGCAGGTGGCGCGCAGCTATACGGAAAACCGGGGGATCGTCCTTAAGGAGTCCGCCGACCATGTTGCGGGCCGGAGCGAAGCCGCATCCCTCGAACAACTTATCACCGGTGATACCGCCGCCGTGGTGGTGCAGTCGCCCAACTTTTTCGGCAATGTGGAAGACCTCCGCGCCATCGGCGAGCTTTGCCGCGCGAAGAACGTTCTCTTCATCGTGGCGGTGGCCGAGGCCGCCTCGCTCGGCTTTCTCGCGCCGCCGGGCGATTTCGGGGCCGATATCGTGGTGGGGGAGGGGCAGTCGCTCGGCATACCGATGTCGTTCGGCGGGCCGTACGTGGGAATGTTCGCCACGCGCGAAAAGCACCTGCGCCAGATGCCGGGCCGCCTGTGCGGCCGCACGGTGGACAAGGATGGCCGGCCCGGATTCGTGCTCACCCTGTCGGCGCGCGAGCAGCACATCCGCCGCGAGAAGGCGACCTCAAATATTTGCAGCAACCAGGCGCTTTGCGCGCTGACCGCCGCCATTTACCTCACGTTGATGGGACGGCAGGGGTTTGCCGCCATGGCGAAAAACTGTTTTTACGCCGCCGCCGAACTGCGCCACCGCATGCGCCCCGTCCACGGGCATCCGTTCTTCAACGAGATGGTGGTGGAACTCAACCGGCCCGCCGCGGAAGTGAACCGGCGGCTGGCCGAACAGGGGATCATCGGCGGCTACGACGTTTCGCGCGACTATCCGGACATGACGAATAAAATGCTGCTGGCCGTTACCGAGCTGACGACCAAGCGGGATATGGACAGGCTTATTGAAGCGGTGGGAGCATAA
- the gcvT gene encoding glycine cleavage system aminomethyltransferase GcvT, whose amino-acid sequence MKRTVLYDRHVALGARIVPFGGWDMPVQYAGVLAEHEAVRHRAGLFDVCHMGEVFISGPDSTAFINSIQTNNVAGMAAGQVLYSVMCDEKGNALDDLLVYRLGPQSWLLIVNAGNSDKDYAWMASHTDGSRVTVQNRSADFGLLALQGPKAVAIAAAVIAFPQELKYYHFALASFEGAEVLVSRTGYTGEDGVELMAPAGKTAALWDALMTAGKDDGIAPCGLAVRDLLRIEAGYSLYGHELDADIDPLTAGLRWVVKMDHEFIGKGALEGLIPARKKIAFTLEGKNIPRQGFSLLVDGVPAGTVTSGTFSPSLQKPIGIGYIAADKGVSPGGAIAVDIRGKQVSARVCKLPFINSGVFK is encoded by the coding sequence ATGAAGCGGACGGTGTTGTATGACCGGCACGTGGCGCTGGGCGCGCGGATAGTTCCGTTCGGCGGCTGGGATATGCCGGTGCAGTACGCCGGTGTGCTGGCGGAGCACGAGGCGGTGCGCCACCGCGCCGGCCTGTTCGATGTGTGCCACATGGGCGAAGTGTTTATCAGCGGTCCCGATTCCACGGCGTTCATCAATAGTATCCAGACGAACAACGTCGCCGGCATGGCGGCAGGGCAGGTTCTTTACTCCGTCATGTGCGACGAAAAGGGAAACGCCCTCGACGATCTTTTGGTCTACCGCCTGGGGCCGCAAAGCTGGCTGTTAATCGTCAACGCGGGGAACAGCGACAAGGATTATGCATGGATGGCGTCACACACGGACGGCTCTCGGGTGACGGTGCAAAACCGCTCGGCCGATTTCGGGCTGCTGGCGCTGCAAGGGCCGAAAGCCGTGGCGATAGCCGCGGCGGTGATCGCATTTCCCCAAGAACTCAAGTATTACCATTTCGCCCTCGCCTCGTTCGAGGGGGCCGAGGTGCTCGTCTCCCGCACCGGCTATACCGGCGAAGACGGCGTGGAGCTGATGGCGCCCGCCGGAAAAACGGCGGCGCTGTGGGACGCGCTGATGACCGCCGGTAAAGATGACGGCATCGCCCCGTGTGGGCTGGCCGTGCGCGACCTGCTGCGGATAGAGGCGGGTTATTCGCTCTACGGGCACGAGCTGGACGCGGACATCGACCCGCTGACGGCGGGGCTGCGTTGGGTGGTGAAGATGGATCACGAATTCATCGGCAAGGGGGCGCTGGAGGGGCTTATCCCGGCGCGCAAGAAGATTGCTTTCACGCTGGAGGGGAAGAACATTCCCCGTCAGGGTTTTTCGCTGTTGGTTGACGGCGTCCCCGCGGGGACGGTCACCAGCGGCACGTTTTCCCCGTCTTTGCAAAAGCCGATTGGAATCGGATATATTGCGGCTGATAAGGGAGTTTCGCCCGGCGGAGCCATTGCGGTGGATATCCGCGGCAAGCAGGTTTCCGCGCGGGTCTGCAAGCTTCCGTTTATTAATTCCGGCGTGTTTAAGTAA
- the rsmG gene encoding 16S rRNA (guanine(527)-N(7))-methyltransferase RsmG has protein sequence MAADEKLVGRYLEELYRWNKKVNLTSVARDKAQAVLIEPSLAMAEFFPPGNALEIFDIGSGGGLPAIPLAIRYLQHRFTLVESDRKKSIFLQHAASLLGLKNVRVLNERSEKISQDPAYAAIADVVTSRAVKREDVFSAAGGLLKPAGRVIIHHTPDAPEEFGGYRLFGKNPSADCFTRAPSI, from the coding sequence GTGGCGGCTGATGAGAAACTGGTGGGGCGGTATCTGGAAGAACTCTACCGCTGGAATAAAAAGGTGAACCTCACCTCCGTCGCGCGGGACAAGGCGCAGGCGGTGCTCATCGAGCCGTCGCTTGCAATGGCGGAGTTTTTTCCGCCGGGGAATGCGCTGGAAATTTTCGACATCGGCAGCGGCGGAGGACTTCCCGCCATCCCGCTCGCCATTCGCTATCTGCAACACCGCTTCACGCTGGTGGAATCGGACAGGAAGAAGTCGATCTTCCTGCAACACGCCGCCTCGCTGCTGGGATTGAAGAACGTGCGCGTACTGAATGAACGGAGCGAAAAAATATCACAAGACCCGGCATACGCCGCCATCGCCGATGTGGTCACCTCCCGCGCCGTGAAACGGGAGGATGTTTTTTCCGCCGCCGGCGGCCTGTTGAAACCGGCCGGCCGCGTCATCATCCACCACACGCCCGATGCCCCGGAAGAATTTGGCGGCTACCGCCTCTTCGGCAAAAATCCCTCCGCCGACTGCTTCACGCGCGCCCCTTCTATCTGA
- a CDS encoding transposase, whose amino-acid sequence MPKEIVTAKDLLITRRSLPHWQMGNTSYFVTFRTNQIDLTDEWKDIVVSCIAFGHQRKYGLSIGVVMSDHAHLLFYPMEKAEGVYFSLGEIMKPLKGVSARNINKMRGGGQSIWQEEWFDRIIRDEDEWREKYRYIQNNPVKRGLADTPETYRWIIAGENYLNSY is encoded by the coding sequence GTGCCCAAAGAAATAGTAACCGCCAAAGACCTTTTGATAACACGCCGAAGCTTGCCTCATTGGCAGATGGGAAACACCTCGTATTTTGTCACCTTCAGAACAAACCAAATTGATTTGACCGATGAATGGAAGGACATCGTAGTTTCATGCATCGCATTTGGGCATCAAAGAAAATATGGCTTATCCATCGGAGTGGTAATGTCTGACCACGCTCATCTGCTTTTTTACCCGATGGAAAAGGCTGAAGGGGTCTACTTTTCGCTGGGGGAGATCATGAAACCCCTCAAGGGAGTATCGGCCCGAAATATAAATAAAATGCGAGGGGGCGGTCAAAGCATATGGCAGGAAGAATGGTTTGACCGTATTATCCGCGACGAAGATGAATGGCGCGAGAAATACCGATACATTCAAAACAACCCTGTTAAAAGAGGGTTGGCCGACACACCGGAAACCTATCGGTGGATCATCGCAGGAGAAAATTATTTGAATAGTTATTGA
- a CDS encoding DNA alkylation repair protein: MTAAHRADEIIKKLRAIAKPQNLAGMARYGIVPKNGLGVSMPLLRAMAKECGKDHALAQKLWASGIHDARILAALVDEPEKVTRAQMDRWVKTFYSWDVCDQVCGNLFDKTPYAYDKARAWRRDRREYVKRAGFVLMAVLAVHDKRADDARFLEFLPMIREGADDGRNFVKKAVNWALRQIGKRSAALRKKALALAEELAASPEAAPRWVGRDAVRELRKAAAGRR; encoded by the coding sequence GTGACCGCCGCGCATCGCGCCGATGAGATCATAAAAAAGTTGCGCGCTATCGCAAAGCCGCAAAACCTCGCGGGGATGGCGCGGTACGGCATCGTTCCCAAAAACGGGCTGGGGGTGAGCATGCCCCTCCTGCGGGCCATGGCAAAAGAGTGCGGCAAAGATCACGCGCTGGCGCAAAAGCTGTGGGCCAGCGGCATCCACGACGCGCGGATATTGGCCGCATTGGTGGACGAGCCGGAAAAAGTAACCCGCGCACAGATGGACCGCTGGGTGAAAACCTTTTATTCGTGGGATGTTTGCGATCAGGTCTGCGGCAACCTTTTTGACAAAACCCCTTACGCGTACGATAAAGCCCGCGCGTGGCGCCGCGACCGGCGCGAATACGTCAAACGCGCCGGGTTTGTGCTGATGGCGGTATTGGCGGTGCATGACAAGCGGGCGGACGACGCGCGCTTTCTGGAATTTTTGCCGATGATACGGGAAGGGGCGGATGACGGGCGGAATTTTGTGAAGAAGGCGGTGAACTGGGCGCTGCGCCAAATCGGCAAGCGGAGCGCCGCGTTGCGGAAAAAAGCGCTGGCGCTGGCGGAGGAACTTGCCGCGTCGCCCGAAGCGGCCCCCCGCTGGGTTGGGCGCGATGCAGTGCGCGAGCTGCGAAAAGCCGCCGCCGGGCGGCGATAA
- a CDS encoding YjbQ family protein: MKAATEYFFFNTSRKREYIDITDKVEAVLKKSGIKEGMILVSAMHITAGVYVNDAEDGLIQDMDAWLEKLAPFNIDYLHHRTGETNGDAHLKSLLVHHQVIVPVTDGRLDFGPWQRVFYAEFDGQRKKKVIVKVMGE; this comes from the coding sequence ATGAAAGCCGCCACCGAATACTTCTTCTTCAATACCAGCCGGAAGCGCGAGTATATCGACATCACCGATAAGGTGGAAGCCGTGCTGAAAAAAAGCGGCATCAAAGAGGGGATGATCCTGGTATCGGCCATGCACATCACCGCCGGGGTGTACGTAAACGACGCGGAGGACGGCTTGATACAGGACATGGACGCCTGGCTGGAAAAGCTGGCCCCTTTCAACATCGATTATCTGCACCACCGCACCGGCGAAACCAACGGCGACGCCCACCTGAAATCGCTGCTGGTGCATCATCAGGTGATCGTGCCGGTGACGGACGGGCGGCTTGATTTCGGGCCGTGGCAGCGGGTTTTTTACGCCGAGTTTGACGGTCAGCGCAAAAAAAAGGTTATCGTAAAGGTGATGGGGGAATAA